In the Campylobacter lari genome, TAGAAGATCTAAAAGATGGAGATAGTGAAAAATTAGATAGTATTATCAAAAAATTAAAATGCTAACTCCCTCAGTTTCCATACATTAACTATCAAAGAGCATAATTACATTTGTAAAAGCAAACATTCATAGATAACTCCTTAGTTTTTAAAGATCTAGTTTCAAACTAGATCTTTAAAGATATATCTATCTACTTATATTAATACTATATAATCTAATATATTTTATATTGTTTTTATTTACTTTAAGAATTCTTATATAAAACTATGCTATAATACAAGCCATAGTTTTAATTTTAATAAGGAGAATTCTCATGAAACTAGTTAAACTTAGTTTAGTAGCAGCTTTAGCTGCAGGTGCTTTTTCAGCAGCTAACGCTGTTTCACTTGAAGAAGCTATAAAAGATGTTGATGTATCAGGAATGTTCAGATACAGATTTGAATCTGATAGACAAGAAATTGGTAATGCAGTTCAAGCGGAAGGTTATAACAACACCAAAGAAAACAAACACAGATTTAAATCTCAATTAAACTTCAAAGCAGCTTTAGATGATAACTTTAAAGCTTTTGTTCAATTCCAATACAGCACAAATGAAGCTGGCTTTGGTACAGGTAATCAAACAGTTACAAATAAAACTTTCAATGTTCAACAAGCTTACTTAGAATACACTAACGAAGCTTACGCTACAAATGTAACTTTCGGTAAAATGGAAGTTGGCTCTATTTGGACTGATGACTTAGTAGGAACAGGAGCTAAAGTAGTAAACACTTCTATTGAAGGTTTAACTTTCGCAGGTTATTGGTTTGATAGCTTTAATGCTGAAGATGATGGTGATACTGCAATTGAAGATGGAATCAATATGGCTAAATCTTCACTATATGGTGCTGCTGTATTAGGTGATTTTGATCCATTTGCATTCCAATTATGGGCAGCTTACTCAAATAATTATGCATTCTTATATGCAATAGATGCTAGCTATAAATTTGCATTTAATGATGCTAATTTCAAAATCCAAGGTCAATATCTAGGAAATAGTGTTGATAGCGATACAGAAAAACGCTTAAATGCAGACAATAGTAACTTCTACGCTGCTCAAATCCAAGCAAATATTTCAGCATTTGATTTCCAAGCTGGTGTAGTTGGTTATGGTGAAAAAGACAAAAATACTATTGTTGTATTAGAAGATAAAGGTAGAGTGATTGCTCCAGGTGAACAAATTTTCTATTCTGATGGTAGTAAATTAACTGGAGATATGGGTGAAAACTTCTTCTATTTTGCAGGTTTAGGTTATACTTTTGCTGAAACTGTAAGAGTAGGATTTGACTATATCGGTGGTAAAACTGAATATGCAGCAGGTATCCCTGATACAGATAAAAACGAATACATAGCAAGAGTATCTTATAAATACAGCCCAAAACTTACATTTAGTGGCTTCTATTCTTACTTAACTGAAGATAATCATAATGGTGTAAAAGATCAGGATGCTGACGATCAATTCATCAGACTTGAAGCTCTATATAAATTCTAATTATAAAAGCTAAGCCAAAAGGCTTAGCTTACTATATCTAAAATTATCTCTTCTTTTAATCCTTGTATTTTAATTTCTTTTATTTTTAAATCATTAGGTAAGTTTTCAAGCAAAGCTTCTTTACTATGTATATTTTTATTTGCTAATATTCTTAACATTTTACCCCTATAAGCTTTTGCAAAATGGCTTAAAGTTTTGGAATTTTTTAAAAAAGTGAGAGTGGAGTAAAATTGTTTATTTTTTTTAGATATAATCGAGCTTTATTTATATTTAAAAAAGGCATATTTATGTTACGCTTGTTTATTGTAAGTATTTTATTTGTCAATTCACTATTAGCTTTTAATGTAAAATCTTTATTTACTTATACTTTTAATGATAACATTAGCTATGACTTAGAAAAAGCTAAAGAAATTTATTTTAAAAACAAATGCAATACTTGCCATGGAGAAAATGGAGAAAAAAATTCTTATGGTAAAAGAGCCATTAAAGACTTAAGCCCAGAAGAGATCAAAGGCGCTTTAAAAGACTATGCTAATGGATATTTCAAAAATCAATCAAGCGATAATATTCAAATGAGTTTGTATGCTAAAAAATTAAGTGATAGTGATATGAATCACATTATTGCTTATTTGAAAGGACAAAATTTTTCTATAGAGCTTAATCAAAAAGATCTTTTAGAAGAAGAGCCTGCACCAAAAACCAAGCACAATACATTTTTAAAATAACAAAAAAAGGAGTTTTCATGAAAAAAAATCTACTGCTAGCTAGCTTACTTTGTGCTAGTTCAATTTATGCCGCAGAAGTAAAAATAGGCATTGTTTTACCACTTACTGGTACTTTGGCAGCTTATGGCAATGATGTATATGAGGGTATTAAACTAGCTAATACTTTAAATCCAAATTTAAAAAATGGAGATAGTGTTAAAATCATAGCTATTGACACAAAAGGCGATAAAATAGAAGCAGCAAATGCTACTACTAGACTTATCTCTCAAGATAAAGTTTTAGGCCTTATAGGCGAAGCTGTTACACCAAATACTATGCAAGTTTTATCTATAGCTGAAGAAAGAAAAATTCCTGCTATAGCTCCAGTTGCATCAGGTGATAAACTTTTAGATAAAAAAAGCTATGCTAGCAGAGTTTGCTTTATGGATAGTTTTCAAGGAGATAAATTTGCTAACTATGCCTATAAAGATTTAAATTTAAAAAGCGTGGTTGTGATAGTTGATCAAAGCAATGTATATTCATTAGGTTTGGCAAGAGCTTTTGAAAAAGAATTTAAACAAAATGGTGGAAAAGTACTTAAAAAACTAACTATTTCTTCAGGCGATAAGGACTTTAAAGCTATTGTTTCACAACTTAAAAGTATCAACCCTGATTTTGTTTATATGCCAATTTATCACCCAGAAGCTGCTTTAATAGCAAGACAAGCAAAAGCAGTTGGCTTTAACAAGCTTTTAAGTGCAGGCGATGGAGTAAATAATAAAACCTTTATCGAGCTTGGCGGTGATGCTGTAAATGGAGTAATCTTTACCGATAGTTTTGATTATAATAATCCTCCGACAACTCTTTCTAAAAAATTTATTGAAGCTTATGAAAAAGATCATGGCACAAAAGAACTTCCAGCATTTTCTGCTATGGGAGCTGATGCATATTATGTAATGGTAAATGCAATGAATGAATGTGCGAATAATCTTAACGCACAATGCATTAATGAAAAAATTCATTCAACAAATAATTTTGAAGGCGTAGGTGGAGTTATAAGCATAGACGCTAGTGGCAATGCAAGTCGTTCTGTAGTTATAAAAGAAATACAAGAACAAAAACAAGTTTATAAAACTATTATCAATCCTTGAAAGGTTAAACTATGAAAAAAATTAGCATAGCTATATTGTCTATCATAGCTAGTAATATCATACAAGCAAAAGAAATTAACATCGGCGTAGTTTTACCTCTAACAGGCTCTACTGCAGCTTATGGGCAAAGTGCTTTAGATGGAGTGAAAATTGCAAATTCTATGAAAAACACTTTAAGCAATGGAGATAAAGTAAATTTAGTAGTAGTTGATACAAAAGGCGATAAAATAGAAAGTGCAAATGCTAGTGCAAGACTAGTTTCACAAAACAAAGCGTATGCACTAATTGGAGAAATGCTAACAGCTAATACTTTGCAAGTGATAAGAATTGGTGAGGAAAAAAAGATCCCAGTGGTTGCTCCTGCAGCTACTGCTGATAAAATTTTAAATAAAAAATTATACGCTAGCAGAGTTTGTTTTATGGATAGCTTTCAAGGCTCATCTTTAGCTAATTATGTAAAAAATAAGCTAAATTACACCAAAGCTGTGATAATTAGCGATCAAAGTGCGGATTATTCTTTAGGTTTAACTAGAGCCTTTGAAAAAGAATTTAGCAAACAAGGTGGAAAAATTTTAGATAAATTTAGAATTACAGCAGGCGATAAAGACTTCAAAGCTATTCTTTCACAAATTAAAAATTTAAAACCTGATTTTATTTATCTTCCGGTATATTACACCGAGGCTTCTTTGTTTGCACGCCAAGCAAAAGCAATGGGTATAAATATCCCTATGGGTTCAGCAGATGGGGTGGCTGATGAAACTTTTATTAATCTAGCTCAAGAAGCAGCTGAAGGATATTTATTTACCGATAGCTTTGATTATCACAATCCCCCAACACAACTTTCAAAAGACTTTATATTAGCTTATGAAAAAGAAAAACAAAGTAAAGAAGTTCCAAATTTCACAGCTATGGGTGCAGATGCGTATTTTGTGATTTTTGAAGCTATGCAAAAATGTATTAATGATTTTAACAGTGAATGTATCAACAACAATATCCACACTACTTCAAAATTTGAAGGTGTTAGTGGAGTAATTAGCATTGATAAAACAGGTAATGCTACGCGTTCAATTGTTATAAAATCAATAGAAAATCAAAAGCAAATTTATAAAGATACGATTTTTCCGTAAATAAAATTTTAAGAGGTTCAATGGATAGTTCTTTAATTTTACAGCAAATTATAAATGGTTTTAGCTTAGGTAGCATGTATGCACTTATTGCTATAGGCTATACAATGGTCTATGGTGTTTTAAGATTGATTAATTTTGCACATGGTGATATCATGATGGTAGGTGCATACTCGGCTTTATTTTGTGTTACAAGTATGAATGTGCCTTTTTTAGGAGCTCTTTCTTTGGCTATGTTATTTGCAGCAGCTTTAGGTATAGCTATTGATAGGGTAGCTTATAAACCTTTAAGAAAAGCACCTAGAATTTCTTTACTTATCACAGCCATAGGCATAAGCTTTTTAATACAAAATGTATTTAATGTCTTATTTGGCTCAACCCCAAAATATTTTCCTGTGCCAAGCTATCTTGAAACAGTGATTAATTTTAATAATATCAGCATTAGCATTAATAGTATTTTAGTGCCTATTTTGACATTTTTTATATTATTAGTAGTTTTATTTATACTTTATAAAAGCAAATATGGCATTGCTATTAGAGCTTTAGCTTTTGATATTCATACTGTAAATTTAATGGGAATTGATGCAAATCGTATTATTGCTATTGTGTTTGCATTGGGCTCGGCTTTAGCTGCTATTGGTGGTATTTTTTGGGCTGTTAGTTATCCTTCTGTTGAACCTAGCATGGGAACTCTTATAGGACTTAAGGCATTTGGCGCTGCTGTTTTAGGTGGTATTGGTTCGGTTGCTGGAGCGGTTTTAGGTGGCTTGATTATAGGATTTACAGAAGTTGTTGTAGTTGCTATTTTCCCTGATCTTTCTGGTTTTAAAGATGCTTTTGCGTTTATCTTTTTAGTATTGATTTTACTTTTTAAACCAACCGGAATTTTAGGTATTAATTTTGAAAAAAGTAGGTTTTAAGATGGTTGCAAGAAAAATTACACATTTAAGTTTTTTTATCATAGCACTTGCTTTTCTTTTTATATCTCCTTATTTTTTCAATGATTATAAAATAGGAATTTTAAGCAATATTGCTATTTTTGTTATCTTGGCAGTAAGCTATAATCTTATCAATGGGGTTACAGGACAATTTTCACTAGAACCAAATGGCTTTGTAGCTATAGGAGCTTATGTTGCAGCTTTAGTTTTACTTACAAGTGAAAGCAAAATCGACCAGTTTTCTTTAGAAGATCCAAGTAGCTTTATTTTGATGATTCATTCACCAAGTTTTATTGTGGCTTTACTTGCTGCTGGGCTTTGTGCTATGCTTTTATCTTTAGTTTTGGCCTTTGCGGTATTTAGAGTTAGAGGGGATTATTTAGCTATTGTAACACTAGGTTTTGGTATTATCATCAAACTTATGGCGATTAACTTTGCTTCTGTTACAAATGGTTCTTTAGGTTTAAATGATATTCCTAAACATACCACATTATACTGGAGTGGCGGGATTGCCATATTTTCTGTTATTATCATCTTAAATATTGTTAGTTCAAAATTTGGTAGAGCTATGAAAGCCGTAAGAGATGATGAGGATGCAGCATTAGCAATGGGTATAAACACCTTTAATATCAAAACCCTAGCCTTTAGCACTTCAGCATTTTTAGAAGGTGTCGGCGGAGGCTTACTTGCTTGTGCGCTAGCTTCAGTTTCACCTGAGCAATTTGACTTTTTATTTACCTTCCAACTTTTAATCATCATTGTTTTAGGTGGTTTGGGTTCAACTACCGGTGCTATCATCGGAGCTATTTTGGTAATAGGCGGAAGTGAGTATTTAAGATTTTTAGATGAAAGTATGAATATTTTTGGCTATGAAACCCCTGCTATGCCTGGTCTTAGAATGGTTGTATTTTCTGTTATATTAATTTTAGTAATGCTTTTTGCAAGAAGAGGAATAATGGGCGATAAAGAACTAACAGATATTTTATTTAAGTTTTCTAAAAGGAAGAAGAAATGATTTTAGAACTTAAAGAAATTCATAAAAATTTTGGCGGAGTTAACGCTATAACAAATACTTCTTTTGCTATTAGAGAAAGTGAAATTTTTGGGCTTATAGGTCCAAATGGCGCAGGAAAAACGACACTATTTAATATTATCACAGGAAATTATAAGCCAAGTAGCGGAGAAGTCTTTTTTCTAGGAAAAAAAATTGATCATTTAAAACCACACAAAATAGTTCATCTAGGTATAGCAAGAACTTTTCAAAATATCAGACTTTTTTCAAGCATGAGTGTTTTAGAAAATGTATTGATTGGTTTTGATAAGAGCATTAAATATAATATTTTTGAAGCTTTTTTGCACCTTGGAAGATTTTCCAAAGCAGAAAAAAATGCAAAAAAAGCAGCTTATGAAATTTTAGAACAGCTCAATATCGCTCATTTGGCTGATGAAAAAGCTACTAGTTTAAGCTATGGTCAGCAAAGAAAAGTTGAAATAGCAAGAGCTTTGGCAACAAATCCTAAGCTTTTATTACTAGATGAACCTGCAGCAGGGATGAATTCTACAGAAAGCGATGATTTAGCTGAGTTAATTTTTAACATAAGAGATAACAAAAAAATTAGTGTTTTACTTATAGAGCATGATATGAAATTTGTAAATAAACTTTGTGATAGAGTTATGGTGCTTGATTATGGTAGAACTATTTTTGAGGGAAAACCAAACGATGCGGTACAAAACCCTGAAGTAATTAGTGCGTATTTGGGAGATTTTAATGCTAGTAGTTAAAGATTTACATGTTTATTATGGTTTAATAGAGGCTGTTAAAGGTATTGATTTTACTATAAAAACAGGAAGTATAGTTAGCTTAATAGGCTCAAATGGCGCAGGAAAAACCTCAACACTTAATGCTATGCTAAATTGTGTTAAAAAAACCGGCGAAGTAACCTTTTTAGGCTATGATACTCAAAGACACTTACCGCACACTCTAGTTCAAAAAGGTATCGCCTTAGTACCTGAAGGAAGGAGGGTTTTTATAAATCTTACCATAGAAGAAAATTTAAAAATTGGTGCTTTTAATAATGCAGAAAATTACGAGCATTTAAAAAATCAAATGTATAGACTTTTCCCAAGATTAAAAGATAAAAAAAATGCTCTTGCAGGAACTCTAAGTGGTGGGGAAGCTCAAATGCTAGCTATCTCAAGAGCGCTTATGAGTGAGCCAAAACTTTTAATGCTTGATGAGCCTTCATTAGGTCTTGCTCCAAAAATAGTTGGAGAGGTTTTTGATATTATAGTCAAATTAAAAGAAGAAGGAATTACCATTTTATTAGTAGAACAAAATGCATTTTCAGCTTTAAAAATTAGTGACTATGCTTATGTTTTGGAAAATGGTAAAATTGCTATGCATGCACCTGCAAAAGATCTTATCGGTAATGATGAGATTAGAAAAAAATACCTTGGAGCTTAATTCATGAAAAAACAACTTTTAGCTTTTGGGGATATAAAAATTTCTATTTTTTTATTTTTAATTTTTGCCCTATTTTGCGCCCTAGCTACTTTCATAGAAAGCGCTTACAATACACCAACAGCTTGGGCGATGATCTATGGTTCTTCTTGGTTTGGCTTTATACAACTCATACTAGGGATTAATCTTTTATCAGCTCTTTTTAAATACAAAATGTTTAATAAGAAAAAAATACCACTTTTAATCTTTCATATCTCATTTTTATTTATATTACTAGGCTCAGCTATGACTAGATATATGGGATTTGAAGGAAATTTACACATTAGAGAAAATGAAAAAAACAACATCATTGAAACTTCAAAAAGTTATATTTACATAGCAACCTTAAAAGATGATAAAGTATATAGTGCTTCAAAATCTGAATATATTGCAACCCTACCTTTTGTAAATGATTTTTCATTTGATTTAATCTTACCTGATGAAAAAGCCCAAATTGCATATGAAAATTTAATCTTAGATGCAAAAGAAATTTATATTGATGATAACAATTCTGCCCCACTTTTATCTTTAATGCTTTCACAAAATAACGAGTCTAAAGAATTACTTTTTCAGGCAGGAGATATTGAAAATATTAATGGCATTAATATAGCATTTTTAAATGACTCTGTTCCAAGTCCTTATATAAAAATCGATAAAGACTTAAAACTTAGTGCTGATTTTGATTTAAAATACATGTCAATGAGCGATGGAAAAGAAAATATTTTAAAAGCAAATCAAAAAGCACAAGCTAAAGATTTAAGATTGTATTCTTTTAATGATATTAATTTAGTGGTTAAATTTGCTTCCTTGCATGGTAAAAAAACTTTAGAAGGTATCAATCAAGCTCAAGATGAAAGTTTTTTTACTTGGTTTAAAAACAGTTGGATAGAGCTAGGACGTAATGCTTTGATTTCTTTATTTGGCGAGGCAAAATACTGGAATAATTCTTTATTAAATAATTTCAAAGACTTTGCACAAAGTACTAAATATATGCCAACTCAACTTTCGGATAATGCCATTAATGCTTTAAAATTAAAACTAAGCTACAAAGGAGAAACTAAAGAAGTTTTCCTAGTAGAATACAACTCGCCTATCCGTATTGATGTAGCAGGCCAACCTTTCTTTTTAAGATGGGGCCCTAAAGGAATAGAAATGCCATTTGAAATGTACCTAAAAGACTTTGAATTAGAACGCTATCCTGGCTCGATGTCGCCTATGTCTTATGCAAGTTATGTAGAAATTGACAATGCTGATAAGAAACTAGAATATAAAATTTTCATGAATAATGTTTTAGATTATCAAGGTTATAGATTTTACCAAAGCTCATATGATCAAGATGAGCTTGGCACCATACTTTCAGTTAATAAAGATCCAGGTAAAATTCCTACATACATAGGATATTTTTTACTCACACTAGGAATGTTTTTAAATATTTTAAATCCTTATTCAAGATTTAGAACCTTAGCTAAATTAATCAATCAAGACACCTTAAAAAAAACAAGTGCTATTTTGGCTTTTATATTAGTTTTATTTGCAGGCCAAAATACTTACGCAAATGAACCTATCAAGGTAGATGAGGCACATGCTAAAGAACTTGCTTCTTTAGTAGTGCAAAAACCTGATGGTAGAATGGTGCCTTTTAATACTTTAGCCATGGAAGTTTTAGAAAAAATATACAAAAACACAACCTTTCAAGGACAAAGCGCTGAAGCAACAATTATATCGATGATTTTTGATGGTAGTGCATGGTATGATAAAGACATCATTTTCATGCCAAAAAGTCGTTTGGTTAATGAAGAAATTTCTAAAATTTTAGAAATTGAGCCTAGAGCCTATACTAGTTTTAAAGATTTTTTCACTACAGATTCATATAAACTACAAAAATATGTAGAAAATGCTAATAGAAAAAATCCAAACCGTAGAAGTGTTTTTGATAAAGAAATCATCAAGCTTGATGAAAGGGTTAATATTGTAAATTTAATCTTCTCAGGTGATATTTTTAGATTTATTCCTTTGCAAAATAGCACCAATAATCAATGGGTGGCACCACGCGAAGCTTATATAGGTTTAAAAGGAGCAGAAGGCGCAGAAGTTAAAAGTATTTTAGAAAATTATTTCAACGCAGTTAGTAACTCTATTGCACACAATAACTGGGATGAAGCAACTAAAAACTTAAATACTATTAAAAACTATCAAGAAAAATATGGCCATGAAGTTATGCCAAGTGCTAAAAAAATTAGTACGGAGATCTTTTTTAATAAAAGTCAAATTTTTGTAAATCTTGCTCCGCTTTATTTATGTGCTGGATTTTTGCTTTTAATTATAGTTTTTGTTAAAATGCTGCTGCCAAAAATTCGTATTGATTTTATATTTAAATGTGTTTATGTATTTAACATTGTGGCATTTTTCATCCATACTTTAGGTTTGGCTTTGCGCTGGTATATAGCAGGTCGCGCTCCATGGAGTAATGCCTATGAGAGTATGGTTTATATAGCTTGGGCTTTATCGTTATCTGGAATTTTCTTTTCTAGAAAAAGTCCTATTGCGCTTTCTTTAACTTCTATTTTAGCAGGAGTTACTTTAGGTGTAGCTCATCTTAGCCAAATGGATCCACAAATTACCAACTTAGTTCCAGTGTTGCAATCATACTGGCTTACTATACATGTTTCAGTTATTACTGCTAGCTATGGATTTTTAGGACTATGTGCATTATTGGGTATATTTGTACTTGTTTTATTATGTATGCTAAAAATCAATAGTAAACATAATGAAAATATTTTAAGAAACATTACAGAAGCAACAAGAATTAATGAAATGGCTATGATTTTAGGACTTTGCTTGCTTACAGTTGGAAATTTCTTAGGTGCTATATGGGCAAATGAAAGCTGGGGAAGATATTGGAGCTGGGATTCTAAGGAAACCTGGGCTTTAATTAGTATTTTAGTTTACGCTGCTATTTTACACATTAGAATGGTGCCAAAATGGGCAAATCAATATACTTTTGCAGTTTGCTCTATGTTTGCATATTGGGTAATTATCATGACTTATTTTGGAGTAAATTACTTTTTAACTGGCATGCACTCTTACGCAGCAGGAGATTCAGTAAAAATTCCTGATTATGTATATTGGGGCTTTTTATTTATGGTAGCACTAAGCATAGCAAGTTATTTCAAAAGATCCTATGCAAGAAAATTATAGAAAGGTTTTAAATGAATAATTCTCTTTTTATATTTTTAATTGTAGCTTTAGTTGTTGTTATTATACTTGGTGTTCTTTTGGTATTATTTTTTACCCATAAAGATAAACAACCCAACAAATCTAATGCAACCAAAGCTCCAAAAATAAGCAATATAGAAGACTTTATTTCCAAAGCCAATGGAGCAAAAAATTCTCAAGAAATTCAGGCTTTAATCTTGCAATTTTTAAATTCACAAAAATTTGGTTCCAATCCAAAAGATAGCGCAACCAAAAGAAAACTTGATTTTATTAGTGCAATTTCAGCTAATGCTAATGCCACTCCTAAAAATATTTCATTTTTAAATAATGAACTAAAAAAGCGTTATAAGGCCTTAAAAAAGGAAATAGATGCTTATGAGCAAATAGGTCTAGCAAAAAGAAAAATGAGACAATCTTAAGGGTTTTGAATGAAAAATATTAGAAATTTCTCTATCATAGCTCATATTGACCATGGAAAAAGTACACTAGCTGATAGAATTATTAGTGAATGTGGTGCAATTAGCGATAGACAAATGAGCGCTCAAGTAATGGATACTATGGATATAGAAAAAGAACGCGGTATAACCATAAAAGCTCAATCTGTACGTTTAAATTATAAATTCAATAATGAAGAATATGTATTAAATTTGATAGACACTCCAGGCCATGTTGATTTTTCTTATGAAGTAAGTCGCTCTTTAGCAAGTTGCGAAGGAGCTTTGCTTGTTGTTGATGCTTCACAAGGAGTAGAAGCTCAAACTATAGCT is a window encoding:
- a CDS encoding major outer membrane protein, which codes for MKLVKLSLVAALAAGAFSAANAVSLEEAIKDVDVSGMFRYRFESDRQEIGNAVQAEGYNNTKENKHRFKSQLNFKAALDDNFKAFVQFQYSTNEAGFGTGNQTVTNKTFNVQQAYLEYTNEAYATNVTFGKMEVGSIWTDDLVGTGAKVVNTSIEGLTFAGYWFDSFNAEDDGDTAIEDGINMAKSSLYGAAVLGDFDPFAFQLWAAYSNNYAFLYAIDASYKFAFNDANFKIQGQYLGNSVDSDTEKRLNADNSNFYAAQIQANISAFDFQAGVVGYGEKDKNTIVVLEDKGRVIAPGEQIFYSDGSKLTGDMGENFFYFAGLGYTFAETVRVGFDYIGGKTEYAAGIPDTDKNEYIARVSYKYSPKLTFSGFYSYLTEDNHNGVKDQDADDQFIRLEALYKF
- a CDS encoding c-type cytochrome, with the translated sequence MLRLFIVSILFVNSLLAFNVKSLFTYTFNDNISYDLEKAKEIYFKNKCNTCHGENGEKNSYGKRAIKDLSPEEIKGALKDYANGYFKNQSSDNIQMSLYAKKLSDSDMNHIIAYLKGQNFSIELNQKDLLEEEPAPKTKHNTFLK
- a CDS encoding ABC transporter substrate-binding protein, whose amino-acid sequence is MKKNLLLASLLCASSIYAAEVKIGIVLPLTGTLAAYGNDVYEGIKLANTLNPNLKNGDSVKIIAIDTKGDKIEAANATTRLISQDKVLGLIGEAVTPNTMQVLSIAEERKIPAIAPVASGDKLLDKKSYASRVCFMDSFQGDKFANYAYKDLNLKSVVVIVDQSNVYSLGLARAFEKEFKQNGGKVLKKLTISSGDKDFKAIVSQLKSINPDFVYMPIYHPEAALIARQAKAVGFNKLLSAGDGVNNKTFIELGGDAVNGVIFTDSFDYNNPPTTLSKKFIEAYEKDHGTKELPAFSAMGADAYYVMVNAMNECANNLNAQCINEKIHSTNNFEGVGGVISIDASGNASRSVVIKEIQEQKQVYKTIINP
- a CDS encoding ABC transporter substrate-binding protein; this translates as MKKISIAILSIIASNIIQAKEINIGVVLPLTGSTAAYGQSALDGVKIANSMKNTLSNGDKVNLVVVDTKGDKIESANASARLVSQNKAYALIGEMLTANTLQVIRIGEEKKIPVVAPAATADKILNKKLYASRVCFMDSFQGSSLANYVKNKLNYTKAVIISDQSADYSLGLTRAFEKEFSKQGGKILDKFRITAGDKDFKAILSQIKNLKPDFIYLPVYYTEASLFARQAKAMGINIPMGSADGVADETFINLAQEAAEGYLFTDSFDYHNPPTQLSKDFILAYEKEKQSKEVPNFTAMGADAYFVIFEAMQKCINDFNSECINNNIHTTSKFEGVSGVISIDKTGNATRSIVIKSIENQKQIYKDTIFP
- a CDS encoding branched-chain amino acid ABC transporter permease, whose amino-acid sequence is MDSSLILQQIINGFSLGSMYALIAIGYTMVYGVLRLINFAHGDIMMVGAYSALFCVTSMNVPFLGALSLAMLFAAALGIAIDRVAYKPLRKAPRISLLITAIGISFLIQNVFNVLFGSTPKYFPVPSYLETVINFNNISISINSILVPILTFFILLVVLFILYKSKYGIAIRALAFDIHTVNLMGIDANRIIAIVFALGSALAAIGGIFWAVSYPSVEPSMGTLIGLKAFGAAVLGGIGSVAGAVLGGLIIGFTEVVVVAIFPDLSGFKDAFAFIFLVLILLFKPTGILGINFEKSRF
- a CDS encoding branched-chain amino acid ABC transporter permease, with product MVARKITHLSFFIIALAFLFISPYFFNDYKIGILSNIAIFVILAVSYNLINGVTGQFSLEPNGFVAIGAYVAALVLLTSESKIDQFSLEDPSSFILMIHSPSFIVALLAAGLCAMLLSLVLAFAVFRVRGDYLAIVTLGFGIIIKLMAINFASVTNGSLGLNDIPKHTTLYWSGGIAIFSVIIILNIVSSKFGRAMKAVRDDEDAALAMGINTFNIKTLAFSTSAFLEGVGGGLLACALASVSPEQFDFLFTFQLLIIIVLGGLGSTTGAIIGAILVIGGSEYLRFLDESMNIFGYETPAMPGLRMVVFSVILILVMLFARRGIMGDKELTDILFKFSKRKKK
- a CDS encoding high-affinity branched-chain amino acid transporter, ATP-binding protein — its product is MILELKEIHKNFGGVNAITNTSFAIRESEIFGLIGPNGAGKTTLFNIITGNYKPSSGEVFFLGKKIDHLKPHKIVHLGIARTFQNIRLFSSMSVLENVLIGFDKSIKYNIFEAFLHLGRFSKAEKNAKKAAYEILEQLNIAHLADEKATSLSYGQQRKVEIARALATNPKLLLLDEPAAGMNSTESDDLAELIFNIRDNKKISVLLIEHDMKFVNKLCDRVMVLDYGRTIFEGKPNDAVQNPEVISAYLGDFNASS
- a CDS encoding high-affinity branched-chain amino acid transporter, ATP-binding protein — translated: MLVVKDLHVYYGLIEAVKGIDFTIKTGSIVSLIGSNGAGKTSTLNAMLNCVKKTGEVTFLGYDTQRHLPHTLVQKGIALVPEGRRVFINLTIEENLKIGAFNNAENYEHLKNQMYRLFPRLKDKKNALAGTLSGGEAQMLAISRALMSEPKLLMLDEPSLGLAPKIVGEVFDIIVKLKEEGITILLVEQNAFSALKISDYAYVLENGKIAMHAPAKDLIGNDEIRKKYLGA